Proteins from one Streptomyces sp. NBC_00289 genomic window:
- a CDS encoding N-acetylmuramoyl-L-alanine amidase — protein MSYVGPDFDPPQPRRSRRGPLTVALAALVPGALLGWVVYEAVGGSGGDPGTTAGASSTSAGASVSPTDDAKGDGGTGQPSPSATSAAPPKPTPGASKSSAPAGSGPLKGMVVVIDPGHNPDNFRHTAEINRKVDIGTNWKECDTTGTSTNSGYTEARFTLDVAHRMRTLLERQGATVKLTQDGDRTYGPCVDERARIGNKAHADAVVSVHADGSATGNRGFHVILPGSLDAGGADTRSIVAPSRDLGERVAGNFVRVTGSAPSNYVGDGTGLVTRKDLGGLNLSTVPKVFIECGNMRDSKDAALLTSGAWRQKAAQGISEGIVSFLRG, from the coding sequence GTGTCGTACGTAGGCCCGGACTTCGATCCTCCCCAGCCCCGCCGTTCCCGGCGCGGCCCGTTGACCGTCGCGCTCGCCGCCCTCGTGCCGGGGGCGTTGCTCGGGTGGGTGGTGTACGAGGCGGTGGGCGGCTCGGGCGGGGATCCCGGCACCACGGCCGGAGCGTCGAGCACGTCGGCCGGCGCTTCCGTCTCCCCCACCGACGACGCCAAGGGCGACGGCGGCACCGGGCAGCCGAGTCCGTCCGCCACTTCCGCCGCTCCCCCGAAGCCGACCCCCGGCGCGTCGAAGTCCTCCGCTCCGGCCGGCTCGGGCCCGCTCAAGGGCATGGTCGTCGTCATCGACCCGGGGCACAACCCCGACAACTTCCGGCACACGGCCGAGATCAACCGCAAGGTGGACATCGGCACCAACTGGAAGGAGTGCGACACCACCGGCACCTCCACCAACTCCGGTTACACCGAGGCCAGGTTCACACTGGACGTGGCCCACCGGATGCGGACGCTGCTGGAGCGGCAGGGGGCCACGGTGAAGCTGACGCAGGACGGCGACCGTACGTACGGACCGTGCGTGGACGAGCGGGCGCGGATCGGCAACAAGGCGCACGCGGACGCCGTCGTGTCGGTGCACGCGGACGGGTCGGCGACCGGCAACCGCGGCTTCCACGTGATCCTTCCCGGCTCGCTGGACGCGGGCGGTGCCGACACCCGCTCGATCGTCGCCCCCTCCCGCGACCTCGGCGAGCGCGTCGCCGGCAACTTCGTCCGCGTCACCGGGAGCGCGCCCTCCAACTACGTGGGCGACGGCACCGGTCTCGTCACGCGTAAGGACCTGGGCGGTCTCAATCTGTCAACGGTTCCCAAGGTGTTCATCGAATGCGGCAACATGCGCGATAGCAAGGACGCGGCACTGCTGACCAGCGGTGCCTGGCGGCAGAAGGCGGCGCAGGGCATCTCTGAGGGAATCGTGAGTTTCCTGCGCGGGTAG
- a CDS encoding class I SAM-dependent methyltransferase, which translates to MPAAPKPEILAAFEAAKGFMPVGEGLALYEAAVEAGALGLPLLEVGTYCGRSTILLADAAREAGVTALTVDHHRGSEEQQPGWEYHDPETVDPELGLMDTLPTFRRTLHAAGLEEHVVALVGRSPQVAKVWGGPLGLVFIDGGHTDEHATADYEGWAPHVAAGGLLAIHDVFPDPVDEFTGQAPYRVYLRALESGAFTEVSVTDSLRVLRRTGPGIRGRG; encoded by the coding sequence ATGCCCGCGGCACCCAAGCCGGAGATCCTGGCCGCGTTCGAGGCGGCGAAGGGGTTCATGCCCGTCGGTGAAGGGCTCGCGCTGTACGAGGCCGCCGTCGAGGCGGGCGCGCTCGGGCTGCCGCTTCTCGAGGTGGGCACGTACTGCGGGCGCTCCACCATCCTGCTCGCCGACGCGGCCCGCGAGGCCGGAGTCACCGCGCTCACCGTGGACCACCACCGCGGCAGCGAGGAGCAGCAGCCGGGCTGGGAGTACCACGACCCGGAGACGGTCGACCCCGAACTCGGCCTGATGGACACCCTGCCCACGTTCCGCCGCACGCTGCACGCGGCGGGACTGGAGGAGCACGTGGTCGCGCTGGTCGGGCGCTCGCCGCAGGTGGCGAAGGTCTGGGGCGGCCCGCTCGGTCTCGTGTTCATCGACGGCGGCCACACCGACGAGCACGCCACCGCCGACTACGAGGGCTGGGCGCCGCACGTGGCCGCCGGCGGCCTGCTCGCCATCCACGACGTCTTCCCGGACCCGGTGGACGAGTTCACCGGACAGGCCCCGTACCGCGTCTACCTCCGGGCCCTGGAGTCGGGCGCGTTCACCGAGGTCTCGGTGACCGACTCCCTGCGTGTACTGCGGCGAACGGGGCCGGGGATCCGAGGGCGCGGTTAG
- a CDS encoding LLM class F420-dependent oxidoreductase, whose amino-acid sequence MRLGLALGYWGRGPSADHVPLAQEAERLGYDSVWTAESWGSDAFTPLTWIAARTSRIRLGTAVAQMAARSPTTTAMHALTLDHLSGGRVMLGLGLSGPQVVEGWYGRPFPRSPLTATREYVDVVRQVLRREAPVALDGRFHSHPYRGEDGTGLGKALKPITHPLRATLPILLGAEGPKNVAQTARIADGWLPLYWSPSRPEVYTASLGSLPEGFLVAPMARVKVCDDVAEGLLPVKAMLGFYIGGMGHAARNFHADLMARMGYEEEARRVQRLFLEGRREEAVLAVPDAFADEISLVGPRERIAERLELWRKGPVTDLLALSPDPHSLRVLAELNS is encoded by the coding sequence ATGCGGCTCGGGCTCGCACTCGGCTACTGGGGGCGCGGCCCCTCCGCGGACCACGTGCCGCTGGCGCAGGAGGCGGAGCGACTCGGCTACGACTCCGTGTGGACCGCGGAGTCATGGGGCTCCGACGCCTTCACGCCGCTCACCTGGATCGCCGCGCGGACCTCGCGGATCAGGCTGGGTACGGCCGTCGCGCAGATGGCGGCCCGCTCGCCGACCACGACGGCGATGCACGCGCTCACCCTGGACCATCTCTCCGGCGGACGGGTGATGCTGGGCCTGGGTCTGTCGGGGCCGCAGGTCGTCGAGGGCTGGTACGGCCGGCCGTTCCCGAGGTCGCCGCTGACCGCGACCCGGGAGTACGTCGACGTCGTACGGCAGGTCCTGCGGCGGGAGGCGCCCGTCGCGCTGGACGGCCGTTTCCACTCCCACCCGTATCGCGGCGAGGACGGCACCGGTCTCGGCAAGGCGCTGAAGCCGATCACGCACCCCCTGCGGGCCACACTGCCGATCCTGCTCGGCGCCGAGGGACCGAAGAACGTCGCCCAGACGGCCCGGATCGCGGACGGCTGGCTGCCGTTGTACTGGTCGCCGAGCCGGCCCGAGGTGTACACCGCGTCTCTCGGCAGCCTGCCGGAGGGTTTCCTCGTCGCCCCGATGGCCCGCGTGAAGGTCTGCGACGACGTCGCCGAGGGGCTCCTTCCCGTCAAGGCCATGCTCGGCTTCTACATCGGCGGGATGGGGCACGCGGCCCGCAACTTCCACGCCGACCTGATGGCGCGCATGGGGTACGAGGAGGAGGCGCGCCGGGTGCAGCGGCTGTTCCTGGAGGGCCGCCGGGAGGAGGCCGTGCTCGCGGTGCCGGACGCGTTCGCCGACGAGATATCGCTCGTCGGCCCGCGTGAACGCATCGCGGAGCGGCTGGAGTTGTGGCGCAAGGGGCCGGTGACCGACCTGCTCGCCCTGTCCCCCGACCCGCACAGCCTGCGGGTGCTGGCCGAGCTCAACTCCTGA